A region of the Curvibacter sp. AEP1-3 genome:
TGGTGAAGTACCTTTCGGCAAGGGCAACATCCGCGGTGTGGCCGCTCCTGAGGCTGCCAACAACGCAGGCTCCCAGACGTCCTTCATCCCGCTCCTGACCCTGGGTATCCCGCCCAATGCGGTGATGGCTTTGATGGTGGGTGCGATGACCATCCACAACATCCAGCCCGGACCACAGGTGATGACGTCCAACCCTGAGCTCTTCTGGGGTCTGATTGCCTCCATGTGGATCGGCAACCTGATGCTGGTGATCCTGAACCTGCCGCTCATCGGTATCTGGATCAAGCTCTTGTCCGTGCCTTACCGCTGGTTGTTCCCTTCTATCGTGCTGTTCTGTGCGATCGGGGTGTATTCGACCAACAACAACACCTTCGATATCTGGATGGTGGGTCTGTTCGGGGTGATCGGGTATCTGTTTATCAAGCTGGGAACGGAGCCTGCTCCGCTGCTCTTGGGCTTTATTCTGGGGCCGATGATGGAGGAGTATCTGCGCCGGGCACTGCTGCTCTCCCGCGGGGACTGGAGTGTGTTCGTGACGCGACCTCTGTCAGCCAGTCTGTTGGTGGCAGCTCTTGCCCTGCTGGTGGTGGTGATGCTGCCTTCCATCAAAGCCAAGCGGGAAGAGGCGTTTGTGGAGGATTGAAACTATAGTTTCAAATTCAGATGGTCCAATTCACGCTTTTGGAGTAACTCATGACGCCCCTACGCTCTGCCCTGATTGGGCTCTGGTTTGCAAGTGCTTGCCTGTCAGCCAGTGCCCAACTCAAGATCGGACAGACCACGGGGGTGACAGGGGCTGTCGCAGCAACGGTCAAAGAGTCGATGTTTGGTGCGCAGCTCTACATCGACTCGGTGAACGCCAAAGGCGGTGTGGGCGGCGAAAAAATCGAGGTCATCACGCTGGATGACAAGTTCGATACACAGCTGGCCTTGGCCAATGCCAAAGACTTGATAGAAAACAAGGGGGTGCTCGCCCTGTTCATGACACGCGGCACACCCCATACCGAGGGCATCATTCCGCTGCTGGACCAACATGGAGTACCCCTGCTTGGACCCTCCACAGGCGCAATGGTGTTGCACCAGCCACTGAAGAAACATGTCTTCAATGTGCGGGCCACTTACCAGCGAGAAGCCGAGCGCGCGGTGGCGCACCTCGCCGCAACCGGTGTGACCCGCATGGCCATCATCCATGTGGATGACAGCTTCGGCGCTGACGGCCTCGAAGGTACGCAAAAGGGTCTGGCAGCGGCCAAACTCAACGCCGTAGTGGTCGCCAAATTCGACCGGAGCAAGCCGGACTTTTCACAGATTGCTCCTTCCATCGCCAAGCTATCGCCCCAGGCGGTCATGATCATTGGTTCAGGCACTGCGGTAGTGGATGCCATCAAGTCACTGCGTGAAGCCGGGAGCGGCGCGCAGTTGGTGACCTTGTCCAACAACGCTTCTGGTGGATTCATCAAGCTGCTGGGCGACAACGCACGCGGTGTGATCGTGAGCCAGGTGCTGCCCCAGTCCCCCAACTACGCGTTGGTGCAAGAAGCCGCAGGGTTGGCCAAAGCCAAAGAAGTTCTCGATGTGAGCCCGGCCATGCTGGAAGGCTTTGTCTCGGCCAAGGTGTTGGTCGAGGCTTTGCGCCGCGCGGGTCCCAAGCCCACGCGCGACAAACTTCAGTCTGCACTCGAAAGCATTAGCCGCTTTGACCTGGGTGGTTTGAGCCTGAGCTTCAGTGCCACCGATCACACCGGCCTGGATTTCGCCGACCTTTCGATCATCACGGCCTCCGGCAAATTCCGGCGCTGAACCGCAGCACCTATTTGTCCGCCTCAGAAATGGGGCGGGCTCGCATTTGGGTTTCCACTTGCTGCTTCACCTGCTCTTGGACAGCGCGGCTTTGCCCACCCGCCGTACCAGAGGGTGATACCAGCGCACCCTCTGACGCGGACACGGGTAATTGAGGGTTGACCGTTCTTGACAGCTGCTTTCTGGCAAGAACAGCAACGATGGCCAAAGCGACAACCAGTCCAACCAAACCCCATCCTGCGCGCATACAAAACCTCCGTTGTGAGTGGCAGTGTAGACAACCCGCAGGCGCCTGGCCTGTGGTGCGGACCATGTTGCTTTACATAGGTTTACGCAGCAACGGTAAACGGCGCAAAGCCCGCGGGGGTTAAGTACCCATGGCAAGTTCGCCATGCACGGAAACTGAATATGTTGAAACAATCTCTGATCGCTACTGCTTTGGTTATCTCCACGTTTGGCGCTTTTGCCCAAGCACCTGCTGCGACCCCCGCAGCACCTGCCGCCGCGACAGCACCCGCTCCCGCAAAGGCACCTGAAGCCGCGAAAGAGAAGCACGCCGAACACAAGGCCGATGCCGAGGCCAAAAAGGCCAAGCATGAGGAAATGAAGGCCAAGCGCGAAGCACGCAAAGCAGAGCGCGCAGCCAAGAAGGCCAAGCACCAGGAAGCCAAGGCCGCTGCACCAGCTACTCCTGCAGCCCCCGCAGCACCAGCAACGCCCGCTGCCAAATAAGCACGTTGCGCAGGGCGCCCTAAGCCGCTGCATGAAGGCCATCTCCGGATGGCCTTTTTTCGTCGCGTTTCCTACCAGCCATGTCAGCCCACCACCAACGTGACAGCAAGTCCCTCGGCCAATCGTTATATTGGGGACAACATTCATTTACCCGAACATCTTTCCATGCGTATCTGGCAGAAACCGGTCTCTGTAGAGATCCTCACGCACATCAGCAAAAACACGGCAGTCGAGCAACTCGGCATCGAGTTCACCGAAGTCGGTGACGACTATCTGGTGGGCCGCGTGCCGGTGGACCACCGCACCCACCAACCTTTCGGGCTTTTGCACGGCGGAGTCTCTGTGGTGTTAGCCGAGACCCTGGGTTCGTGCGGTGCGGGGTTTGCTATTCCAGAGGGCTACAACGCTGTCGGTCTGGACATCAATGCCAACCACCTGAAGGGCGTAAAAACGGGCTGGGTCACCGCCATGGCGCGTCCGGTACACATGGGCCGCACCACCCATGTGTGGCAGATTGACATGCGCAACGAGGCCGGCGAGATGACCTGTGTTTCGCGCATCACGATGGCGATTCTGGCGCCGCGCTGACCACGGCAGTCAGCTCTGCTCCACCCGGTTGCGACCGGCCTGCTTGGCGCGATAGAGCGCCTGATCTGCCGCGCTGATAACGGTGTCCAGCTCCTCTGTTGCAGAGTCGCACGTGTGCACACCGATGCTCAAAGTAAGCGGAATACTGCGCCCATCCTGTGCACTCCATCGGGCGTCTTCCACTTCTGCGCGCAAGTTGCCGGCCAGGATGGTGGCACCTGCGGCATCCGTATCAGGCAACACCACCAGAAACTCCTCGCCGCCCCAACGGCCTGCCATGTCCTGGGCGCGCAACCGGCTGCGCAAGCTCGTGGCCAGGTTGCGCAGTACGCGGTCTCCGCTCAGGTGTCCATAGGTGTCATTGATTGATTTGAAGTAGTCCACATCGATCATCAAGACCGAGACCGACTTGCCGTTGCGGCGGGCCTGCGCCAGCTGTAAAGACAGTGCCTCCATGATGAAGCGCCGGTTGCTCAGGCCGGTGAGTTCGTCCTGCATGGCCAACAGGCGGTTGCGTTCATCGGCCCGCTCATTGGTCATGAGCACCACGCCCTGGCACACCATCATCAGCGCCACTGACACGAACAAGAACGTCGCACTTTGCAGCGGGTTGGACGTGGTAATCGACCCGATGCCCACCTCGCCGTACAAGGCGCCCACCGTGCGCAGCAGGAAGGCCGCACTGATCGCCAGAAAGCTGCCGATGACAAAGTAAGCACCCCGTCCCACCACCTTGTCGCGTTCGGACCCCAGTTGCCACGCGATCAACGCACACTGCCAAGCGATGATCAGTCCTGAGAGGATGATGCGGGTCTGGGCATGTCCCAGCAATGCAAAGAACAGGACGGCCACCAGAGGCACTGGTGCCCAGACCAGCCACCGCGACCAGCGGACCTGCAGGAACTGTTGAACTCCCTCGGAGATCAGGGCAAAGCTGACCGCAAGCAAGGTGTTTGCCAGCACGACTGACACCAGATCGCTGACATGCCCACGCAGCACAAACAGCACATAGGTCAGTGTGTGCAATACAAAGCCCCAAGCCCAATACAACATACCGTCGCGCTTGAAGCGGCGGGCGACGGAAGCCAAAGTGGCACTCAAGGTAAAACTCACCACCAGAATGACCAGTAGCAACGTAGGCGTGTGAAGGTCAATCATGTGTACACGCTAACGCACAAGCGGCGCCTGCGCGCTAGGGGAACTACCAAGCTGAACACGATCTTGTGCAACACTTCAACGCACGCCATACTGCCTTCCACACCACGAGACATCTTTGTGATTCCGGCACACCGCATCACCCGCCGAACCGTACTTGCCACCGCCGGTGCACTGGTTTGTGCGGAACGGGCACGTTCAGACACCACCTCGCTCAGAATTGCGGCGCCTGCTGACGTGCTGCTGGACTACGGACTTTTCCTGGCAGGGCGGGACGTTGTTGAGCTGCGGAGCTTTGACGGGCCCCATGCCCGGCGGGATGTGATGGAGTTGGCCTTGCTGATGCGCGAGATACGCCGCCAGCTGCCGGGTAGCGTCACCGAACTGGTACCCATCGACAGCTACCAACGCGCTCTGGTGGAATTGCGAGCGGGCCGCATCAGTGCGCTAGGCACCACCGTCTGGCGGCTCGATCTGGACGCCTTGGGGCAGGACATCACCCCATCGCCGGCGCTCTTGCAGAAGGGTGACTTTGTCGTCGGGCTCTTCGCAGCGCCTGCCAACAGCAAGGCTTTGCAAGCCCGCAGTGTCGCGGCACTGCGCGCACTGTCCGCGGTATCCAACAGTGACTGGAGTGTGGACTGGCAAACACTCAAAACCATCGGCTTCCGCCAAGTCAGCGATGTAAAGACCTGGCGACAGATGGTGCTGTCCGTCGCAAGAGGGCGAACCGATGTGATGATGGCGCCCTTTCCCAACCAGGAAGACCTGGTGCTGGAAGCCGAAGGCGTGCGACTGCACCCCGTCAAGGACGTAGCCATTGCGCTGCAGGGATCACGGCATCTGGCAGCGGCACGCACCATAGGCGGTCAGACCATTGTTGACAAGGTGTTTCCAGCATTGGCAAGCAACGGCAGCCTCAAACGTGCCTACCGCGAATGCGGCTTTATTCATCCACGTACGGCCGGCTGGCCTGTACTAAACAAATAGACAACAAGTGCGAACAAAGCCCTCCAGGGGCCTCCGGCCAAAAGCTCTTACATTCGCACTGGCGTGGGCGCTCGTCGCGGCAAGTTCTGCCGCGATGGCCCAGCCAAGCGACGATGACCCCGCCAACCACTTTGACCGCTACACCAATACCCAACTGGAAGCCGTGTGCGACGCCATGTCGCCCACCCGCTACATCAGCGGCTTGACAGACGGTGGCTGGGGCACGCTCGGCATAGGCGGCAAAACCTACTATTACCGCTCGGCCTGCTACATGGAACTGGTGCGTCGCACCGGCCGCGCTGAACTGTGTGCCAAGGTGGTGGAGCGGCGCTCTCTGTTGGGTGATGGCTCCAACCACTCACCGAAAGCCTGTGCAGAAGTGGCTGCGGCCTACCAGGCGCGCGAAAAGCAAAGTGCGCAGGAGCTTGCTGCTTTCAAAGCCTCGGTAGAGGGCGCTTTCAGGATCAGTGAGCTGCAGGTGCAAGTTCTGCCGGGGAGCCATTGGCAGGTCGAGGTGCACACCGAAGGCCAGCGCTCCGGGACCTACCAACTGCAACTCGTGAAGGTGCGTGATGGCACCGTCTTGCGGCAGGAGACCCTCTCCATCCACCGGCCGGAGTCTTTCTCATGGAAGTTGAGTCGTGCCGAGGTGGTCGCTGGCAGCCGGCTTCCGGACATCTTCCCGATGGCGGTGCGCATGAGCTATCTCGTGCCGGCCAGCGGGAGCCGGCCTGCGGCAGAGCACAGCACCGGCATACGCAACTTCACACTCTCTGCAGAGTGAGTAGTGCTCAGGCGGACTCGCTGCCGCTCTTGGCCATGCGCTCGCTCTTCCAGTACACATCGTCCCCCACCGTGCCATCGGTACGGTAACGGTTGAGCACGCGCGCGAGTACGAACATCAGATCCGAGAGGCGGTTGAGGTACTGGCGAGGTGTGTCTTTCAAAGCCTCTTCATTGCCCAGCGCCACCACCGCGCGCTCGGCCCGGCGAGCCACGGTGCGGCAGACATGCGCCAGCGAAGCAGCTCGGGTACCGGCCGGAAGAATGAACTCCTCCAAACGCGGCAACGCAGCGTTGTGCTCAGCCAAAGCCTCGTCCAAAGCCAACACGGCCTCGTTCTTGAGCAATTCAAACCCGGGAATCGACAACTCGCCGCCCAGATTGAAAAGCTGGTGCTGGATTTCGACCAACAGGCTGCGCACCGCGGGCGGCATGTCTTCGCACAACAGCACACCGAGGTGGCTGTTGAGCTCGTCCACATCGCCCATGGCGTGCACCCGCAGGCTGTTTTTAGAAACACGGGTGTTGTCGCCCAGCCCCGTGGTGCCGTTGTCCCCTGTGCGGGTGGCGATTTGTGTTAGTCGGTTTGCCATGCGCACATTGTGGCAGGCACGGCTGCCGCTTGCCCGCCAGCAAAGTGACAGCCCCTAGCGCCACGCAGATTCCTACAATGGCGAAAACAAGGAGACACGCCATGAACGCCCCCACCGCCCTGAACCACCTGTTGCCCCAAGTGAACCTGCGCGAAGTGCCCACCGCTTTGCTGGACGCTCTCAAGGCCCGCTTTGGCGATCAGCTCTCCACCGCGCTGGTGGTGCGCGAGCAGCACGGGCGCGATGAGTCGGCCTTTGACGTGCCGCCACCCTCCGCGGTGGTGTTTGCGCAAAACACACAAGACGTGAGCGATGCGGTTCGACTGGCGGCTCAGTACCTGGTGCCGGTGATTCCCTTCGGCGTGGGCTCCTCACTGGAAGGTCATTTGCTGGCGGTGCAAGGTGGCATCAGCCTGGATGTGAGCCGCATGAACAAGGTGCTGTCCATCAACGCCGAGGACCTGACCGTCACCGTGCAGCCCGGCGTGACACGCAAGCAGCTCAATGACGAGATCAAATCCACCGGCCTCTTCTTCCCCATCGACCCCGGCGCGGATGCCACCATTGGCGGCATGAGCGCCACCCGTGCCAGCGGAACCAACGCGGTGCGCTACGGCACCATGCGCGAAAACGTGCTGGCCCTGGAAGTGGTGACCGCCAGCGGCGAAGTGATCCGCACCGGCACCCGCGCCAAGAAGAGCAGTGCCGGCTACGACCTGACCCGCCTGATGGTGGGCAGTGAAGGCACGCTGGGCGTGATCACCGAAGTCACCGTCAAGCTCTACCCGCTGCCCGAGGCAGTGATGGCCGCCACCTGCTCATTCAACAGTCTGGCAGACGCGGTGAACACCACCATCCAGCTCATTCAGCTCGGCGTGCCGATTGCACGCTGCGAGCTGCTGGACGAGAACACCATCCGCATGGTCAACGCGTACTCCAAGCTCACCCTGCGCGAAGGCGCCATGCTGCTGATGGAGTTCCACGGCTCGCCCGAAGGTGTGAAAGAACAAGTGCAGACCGTGCAGGACATTGCCGCCGAGTTCGGTGGTGCAGCGTTCGAGTGGGCCGAAACGCCTGAAGAGCGTACCCGCCTGTGGACGGCGCGGCACAACGCTTACTTTGCCGGCATCCAGTCGCGTCCGGGCTGCAAGGCCATCACCACCGACACTTGCGTGCCCATCTCCAGCCTGGCCGACGCGCTCTTGGACAGCGTGACCGAGGCCCAAGAGGCCGGCCTGCCCTTCTTCCTGGTCGGCCACGTAGGCGACGGCAACTTCCACATGGGCTACCTGATTGACCCCGCCATTCCGGCCGAGCGTGAGCTGGCCGAGCAGCTCAACCACCAACTGGTGGCACGCGCGCTCAAGCTGGGCGGCACCTGCACCGGCGAGCACGGCGTGGGCCTTCACAAGCAGGGCTTTCTGGTCGAAGAAACAGGCAATGGCGCGGTGGAGATGATGCGCACCATCAAGCGCGCCCTGGATCCGCATAACATCCTGAATCCTGGAAAGATCTTTTCGCTATAACTTTAGTAGCTGTCTGCGCATATTCCATGGGCGCTACAAGCACTTTTCTCCTTTAAACTTGCTGATTTGGAGCTTTCCTTGACACCTTCTCGCCGCCTTACCCTTGCCGTCAGCCTGCTTGCCGCCCTGGGCGCCTGGTCCACCACTGCCAGCGCCCAATCCCTGCCCGACCTGAAGGGCCGCACCATCGTGG
Encoded here:
- a CDS encoding ABC transporter substrate-binding protein — encoded protein: MTPLRSALIGLWFASACLSASAQLKIGQTTGVTGAVAATVKESMFGAQLYIDSVNAKGGVGGEKIEVITLDDKFDTQLALANAKDLIENKGVLALFMTRGTPHTEGIIPLLDQHGVPLLGPSTGAMVLHQPLKKHVFNVRATYQREAERAVAHLAATGVTRMAIIHVDDSFGADGLEGTQKGLAAAKLNAVVVAKFDRSKPDFSQIAPSIAKLSPQAVMIIGSGTAVVDAIKSLREAGSGAQLVTLSNNASGGFIKLLGDNARGVIVSQVLPQSPNYALVQEAAGLAKAKEVLDVSPAMLEGFVSAKVLVEALRRAGPKPTRDKLQSALESISRFDLGGLSLSFSATDHTGLDFADLSIITASGKFRR
- a CDS encoding hotdog fold thioesterase — translated: MRIWQKPVSVEILTHISKNTAVEQLGIEFTEVGDDYLVGRVPVDHRTHQPFGLLHGGVSVVLAETLGSCGAGFAIPEGYNAVGLDINANHLKGVKTGWVTAMARPVHMGRTTHVWQIDMRNEAGEMTCVSRITMAILAPR
- a CDS encoding GGDEF domain-containing protein, with translation MIDLHTPTLLLVILVVSFTLSATLASVARRFKRDGMLYWAWGFVLHTLTYVLFVLRGHVSDLVSVVLANTLLAVSFALISEGVQQFLQVRWSRWLVWAPVPLVAVLFFALLGHAQTRIILSGLIIAWQCALIAWQLGSERDKVVGRGAYFVIGSFLAISAAFLLRTVGALYGEVGIGSITTSNPLQSATFLFVSVALMMVCQGVVLMTNERADERNRLLAMQDELTGLSNRRFIMEALSLQLAQARRNGKSVSVLMIDVDYFKSINDTYGHLSGDRVLRNLATSLRSRLRAQDMAGRWGGEEFLVVLPDTDAAGATILAGNLRAEVEDARWSAQDGRSIPLTLSIGVHTCDSATEELDTVISAADQALYRAKQAGRNRVEQS
- a CDS encoding cob(I)yrinic acid a,c-diamide adenosyltransferase codes for the protein MANRLTQIATRTGDNGTTGLGDNTRVSKNSLRVHAMGDVDELNSHLGVLLCEDMPPAVRSLLVEIQHQLFNLGGELSIPGFELLKNEAVLALDEALAEHNAALPRLEEFILPAGTRAASLAHVCRTVARRAERAVVALGNEEALKDTPRQYLNRLSDLMFVLARVLNRYRTDGTVGDDVYWKSERMAKSGSESA
- a CDS encoding FAD-binding oxidoreductase; the encoded protein is MNAPTALNHLLPQVNLREVPTALLDALKARFGDQLSTALVVREQHGRDESAFDVPPPSAVVFAQNTQDVSDAVRLAAQYLVPVIPFGVGSSLEGHLLAVQGGISLDVSRMNKVLSINAEDLTVTVQPGVTRKQLNDEIKSTGLFFPIDPGADATIGGMSATRASGTNAVRYGTMRENVLALEVVTASGEVIRTGTRAKKSSAGYDLTRLMVGSEGTLGVITEVTVKLYPLPEAVMAATCSFNSLADAVNTTIQLIQLGVPIARCELLDENTIRMVNAYSKLTLREGAMLLMEFHGSPEGVKEQVQTVQDIAAEFGGAAFEWAETPEERTRLWTARHNAYFAGIQSRPGCKAITTDTCVPISSLADALLDSVTEAQEAGLPFFLVGHVGDGNFHMGYLIDPAIPAERELAEQLNHQLVARALKLGGTCTGEHGVGLHKQGFLVEETGNGAVEMMRTIKRALDPHNILNPGKIFSL